Below is a genomic region from Gemmatimonadota bacterium.
TCTCCGGCGGCACTGGCGGCGAAGTTCCCCGATTTCGTGGACCGGCACGTCGGGGAGCAGCTCCAGGTGCGCGGCGGCCGGTACGAGTTCTCGCTTCAACCGGTCACCGACATTCACCTCTATTCCCACCTTGAGAACGAGCCCGGCGTCAATACCGACGTCAGCTATGTCTATATCCTGTCGGCCATGGGGCTCTTCATCCTGGTGATCGTCTGCATCAACTACGTGAACCTGTCCACGGCGCAATTCGCCCACCGGGTGCGGGAGATCGGCATGCGAAAGGTCCTCGGCGCGACGCGTCTGCACCTGGTCCGCCAGTACCTGGGCGAATCGGTGCTGCTGACCGTCGCGGCCCTGCTGATCGCCCTGCTGGCGGTCTGGCTGGTATCTCCCTGGTTCGATGGGCTGACGGGCATGCCGGCATCGGCCGGGTTCATGGGTCATTTTTGGTGGTGGATCGCCCTGCCGGCCGTGGCGATCTTCATCGGCCTGCTGGCCGGAGGATATCCGGCCCTCAAGCTCTCGTCTCCCGGGGCGATTCCCGGCCTCAATGAGGGGCAGACCGGTCGGCCAGACCGATCAAGCCGGCCAAGCCGACCGCACGAAACGGACCGGGCGTATACGAGGAAGCTGCTCGTCGTCGTCCAGTTTGCCATTTCCATTGCGCTGATCATCGGCACGGGCGTCCTGTTCATTCAGATCAGCTACATCCAGAACAAGCACCTGGGTTTCGACAGGGAGCAGGTAATCGCCATTCCCTCGATCGCCGAGGTGGCCTACCAATACCAACCCTGGAAGGACGAACTGCTCAGGCACAGCGGGGTGGTGGACGCGAGCCAGGGCATCTACCTGCCCGGCCTGGCGGGGAATATCGGGAATATCACCACCGAGACGGCCTGGCGGGTCGATGACCCGGACCAGGTCAAGCACGACTTGCAGGGCATCATCGTTGCAGCGGGTTACGTAGAAACGCTGGGCCTGGAACTATTGGTGGGAAGGTCGTTCAGCGGTCCGTTGGACAGCCGGGCCGAATCCGATAAGATTCTGATCAACGAGACCAGTATGCGCCTTCTGGGCTGGGATACGCCCGAAGCGGCCCTGGGAGAACAGGTTGGGTTCGGCATTGGCATGACGCAGACCGTCATCGGGGTGGTTCGGGATTTTCACCTTCGTTCACTGCACCTGCCCATCGAACCCCTCGTGATCCTTTACGGCCGTGGACAACTCGTCGCGGTCAGGATCCAACCAGAGGACACAAAAACAACGCTGGCGTTCATTGAGCAGGCATGGACGCGTCATTTTCCCGATTTTCCCTTCGCCTTCTCTTTTATCGACGAGGATATCGACAGGCTGTACCGGGCGGAACAGCGCATCGGGTACGTCTTCGCGGTTTTCGCGGTGGTAGGGGTCCTGCTTGCCTGTATGGGCCTCTTCGCGCTGGTCTCCTACACGGTCGAGCGCAGGACGCGGGAGATCGGCATCCGCAAGACTCTGGGCGCTTCCGTGCGCCGCATGCTTGCCATGCTGGCCGCCGAGTTCGTGGGTCTCGTGCTCCTTGCCAATGCCATTGCCTGGCCGGCCGCGTGGCTGATCATGAGCCGCTGGCTCGAGTCCTTCGCCTACCGGTTCGAGCTGGGGTGGGGGGTCTTCTTCGCCTCCGGGATCGTGGCCCTGCTGATCACGGTGCTGACCATCGGATACCACGTGGCCCGGACCGCGCTGGCCAATCCCGCCGAAGTGCTGCGCGGCGAGTGAGCAAGGGTTAAAGCCTGTGCCGGATCTCGCGTCCCGTGTCCGAGCGCGGGCAAGAGTTACGCCCGGCCCAGCACCAGGTCCCGCCCCGCCACCAGGCTGGCCATCTTGCGGTCCGCCACGCTCCGGGGAAGCATCCAGAAGCCGCAGTCGGGGTGCACCCAGCGCACGCGCTCCGGTCCGAGAACGTCGACGGCGTGTTCGATGCGGCGGGCGACCTCGTCCGGCGATTCCACGCCGTTGTCCTTGATGTCGACCACGCCCACGCCCAGCGCGATGTCTTCGCGCAGATCCCTGAACATCGGCAGTTCGTCGTAACCCCTGCGGGCGAACTCAAGGACGAGATGGTCGACGTCCAGGTTGTTCAGGAATCCCATCAGGTTGTTCCACAGGCCGGACTGGATGCTCTGCCCGCCGTAGTTGCCGAAGCAGAGGTGCAGCCCCTTCTCGCCCTGCACGGCGCCGAGAACGTGGTTGACGGGCTCGTGGGCCCAGTCTGCGTCCTCGGGATGGCCGGTCAGGTTGGCCTCGTCCACCTGCAGGATCGGCGCGTCGATCTCGGCGACCTGCCTGCGCAACACCTCGGCGATGTCCATCGTCATAGCGCGCAGATCGCCGTAGTGCTCGTCCAGGAGCGTCTTGGCCAGCATGTAAGGCGAGGTGACGGTGAACTTGAGTGGCCGGTCGGTGAGCGTTCGCATGGTCTGCCACGCGGCCGGCAGGTTGAGCGCGCCTTCCCCGATCTTCCCGCGTACGATGCCGCCGGGTGTGCTCCGGAAAGCCATGCCCACGCGCTTCCGAAAATCGGCGAGGACCTCTCGGGAGACCTCCGTCGTGATCCCGGACATGGGCCGTATGAAGTACTCGATCATCCCGTTGGTCTCCGGGTGGCCGACGTCGAAGCGGGAAAGCTCCCCGTCGGTGAGCACGTCGATCCCGGCCAGTTCCTGGGTCTTCAGGATCACCTTGGCCGCGTCGATCAGGTTGGGCGTGGTGGGATAGGCCGCCAGCCAGTCCGGGATGGGATAGCTGCCGACCACGGTGGTCTTGATAGAGACTTCTGACATTTCTGGTACTCCCTGGTGCGTGGCGACTGTCTGATACACGTTCATTTCGTTCACGAGATTAAATCAAATAGATCAATGGCGAAATGAAATATACATTGTGCATCTCGAATCCGGTATCATTACCGACTCAAATGACATTCAACCGCTACTCTGTCGGCGGGGCCTTCGAATGCTTAAAAGCTACATAACCATAGCGATTCGCCATATGGCCAGGGAGAAGGGCTATACGGCCATAAATGTCCTCGGCCTGGCCGTCGGGTTGGTCTGCGCCATGCTGATCTTCCTCTATGTCAGCTTCGAACTCAGTTACGACCGCTATCATGAGAAGGCGGACCGCCTGTACAGGGTGGCGGTCAACAACGACGCCCGTACGCCTCCAGCCCTGGGCCCGGCGCTGCAGGCAGACTTCCCCGAGATCACGGGTTTAGTCCGATTGCTCCCGACGACCGGTACGTGGATCATGAAACACGACGAGAAGATCTACTATGAAAACCGGGTCTACTGGGCGGACAACGCCCTGTTCGACATCTTTACCGTTCCGTTGATCCGCGGCGATTCCCGAACGGCCCTG
It encodes:
- a CDS encoding FtsX-like permease family protein, which codes for MFNNMTIALRHLSRHRGYTTVNVLGLAVGLACAILIFLYVGHELSYDRYHEQADRIYRVVFNDSAKTPRSVGPALQADFPEVQSFLRMHPTTGTWVMKYEDRIYYERGVYWANKTLFDFFALPLVQGDPDRALEAPYTVVISEDTARKYFGDEDPMGKTIVADNGFLLLTVTGVMENMPANTHFQADFFISLASGFEVYKVRWSRENWDSFFFYTYIMLGDGQSPAALAAKFPDFVDRHVGEQLQVRGGRYEFSLQPVTDIHLYSHLENEPGVNTDVSYVYILSAMGLFILVIVCINYVNLSTAQFAHRVREIGMRKVLGATRLHLVRQYLGESVLLTVAALLIALLAVWLVSPWFDGLTGMPASAGFMGHFWWWIALPAVAIFIGLLAGGYPALKLSSPGAIPGLNEGQTGRPDRSSRPSRPHETDRAYTRKLLVVVQFAISIALIIGTGVLFIQISYIQNKHLGFDREQVIAIPSIAEVAYQYQPWKDELLRHSGVVDASQGIYLPGLAGNIGNITTETAWRVDDPDQVKHDLQGIIVAAGYVETLGLELLVGRSFSGPLDSRAESDKILINETSMRLLGWDTPEAALGEQVGFGIGMTQTVIGVVRDFHLRSLHLPIEPLVILYGRGQLVAVRIQPEDTKTTLAFIEQAWTRHFPDFPFAFSFIDEDIDRLYRAEQRIGYVFAVFAVVGVLLACMGLFALVSYTVERRTREIGIRKTLGASVRRMLAMLAAEFVGLVLLANAIAWPAAWLIMSRWLESFAYRFELGWGVFFASGIVALLITVLTIGYHVARTALANPAEVLRGE
- a CDS encoding cobalamin-independent methionine synthase II family protein, which gives rise to MSEVSIKTTVVGSYPIPDWLAAYPTTPNLIDAAKVILKTQELAGIDVLTDGELSRFDVGHPETNGMIEYFIRPMSGITTEVSREVLADFRKRVGMAFRSTPGGIVRGKIGEGALNLPAAWQTMRTLTDRPLKFTVTSPYMLAKTLLDEHYGDLRAMTMDIAEVLRRQVAEIDAPILQVDEANLTGHPEDADWAHEPVNHVLGAVQGEKGLHLCFGNYGGQSIQSGLWNNLMGFLNNLDVDHLVLEFARRGYDELPMFRDLREDIALGVGVVDIKDNGVESPDEVARRIEHAVDVLGPERVRWVHPDCGFWMLPRSVADRKMASLVAGRDLVLGRA